One stretch of Pseudobdellovibrionaceae bacterium DNA includes these proteins:
- the tolQ gene encoding protein TolQ, translating to MNFAYAAPVQSQAATQTQAAVEWGIWSAVWNASPIVQLTLLGLIFLSVLCWAVAISKFQQIRRMTEGNEAFLKRFWKANSLDELNADAEDMAKISTVARVFKAGFGELQKLANNKSGGVSSHLSGSDNLERALRKASGQEISAMESRLTILATTGSTGPFVGLFGTVWGIMNSFHKIGASGSASLAVVAPGISEALFATAIGLIAAIPAVVLYNHFVAQIRREEEELANFSTDFLNIAKRNFFKD from the coding sequence ATGAATTTCGCATACGCCGCACCCGTGCAGTCGCAAGCCGCTACTCAAACTCAAGCCGCCGTCGAATGGGGAATCTGGAGCGCCGTTTGGAACGCCAGCCCCATCGTACAGCTGACGCTTCTCGGACTGATCTTCCTGTCAGTTCTGTGCTGGGCCGTCGCCATTTCGAAGTTCCAGCAGATCCGCCGCATGACGGAAGGTAACGAAGCCTTCTTGAAACGTTTCTGGAAAGCGAACTCGCTCGACGAGTTGAATGCGGACGCCGAGGACATGGCGAAGATCAGCACGGTCGCGCGCGTTTTCAAAGCAGGCTTCGGCGAACTGCAAAAACTGGCGAATAACAAAAGCGGCGGCGTCTCGAGCCATCTTTCCGGTTCAGACAATTTGGAACGCGCGCTTCGCAAAGCCAGCGGCCAAGAGATCTCGGCCATGGAGTCGCGCCTGACGATCCTCGCCACCACGGGTTCGACCGGCCCCTTCGTCGGACTGTTCGGGACCGTCTGGGGAATCATGAACTCGTTCCACAAGATCGGCGCCAGCGGATCGGCCAGTCTGGCGGTCGTCGCCCCCGGAATCTCCGAGGCCCTCTTCGCCACCGCCATCGGTCTGATCGCGGCCATTCCCGCCGTCGTGCTTTACAACCACTTCGTCGCGCAGATCCGCCGCGAGGAAGAAGAGCTCGCGAATTTCTCGACCGATTTTCTGAACATCGCCAAACGCAACTTCTTCAAGGACTGA
- a CDS encoding ExbD/TolR family protein, whose protein sequence is MGMSGGNQGSKKSRMTISEINVTPLVDVMLVLLIMFMVTAPMMQQGIDVDLPKTAASGVAASQEPMVLVISADRKLSIAKRNIPSDQLRARLTGIFETRKDKALYIQADRRVDYGFVAETMAEVRAAGITNVGLITLPRNQ, encoded by the coding sequence ATGGGAATGTCCGGCGGAAATCAAGGATCGAAAAAAAGCCGCATGACGATCAGCGAGATCAACGTCACCCCGCTCGTGGACGTGATGTTGGTTCTACTGATCATGTTCATGGTGACCGCGCCGATGATGCAGCAAGGGATCGACGTAGACTTACCGAAGACCGCGGCGTCGGGCGTGGCGGCCTCGCAGGAACCCATGGTTCTGGTGATCTCGGCCGACCGCAAACTCAGCATCGCGAAACGCAATATCCCTTCGGACCAATTGCGGGCGCGTTTGACCGGAATTTTCGAGACCCGCAAAGACAAAGCGCTCTACATCCAGGCCGATCGCCGGGTGGACTACGGCTTCGTCGCCGAAACCATGGCGGAAGTGCGCGCGGCGGGAATCACCAATGTGGGATTGATCACCTTACCTAGGAATCAGTAG
- a CDS encoding TonB family protein, producing MTEATPNDSFQRYVLLSLGLHVSIVLLFTVRMVVFPSEPVVFQSALRVDLVALPDKIQTPAPAAPVPAPAASEPAAAKPEPKKSTPPPKVEENTVNLNPPKPDAKAAPKVDNKKIEKQQDAAINRLKQQSALDRLERDFREAEANKVREAARTFKGNAISKGSELTGIAQLEHDEYVAAVERHVRSKWELPQWLANKDLKAQVRVKFDERGNVIGKQLVRSSGNPAFDEVVMDTVTKASPAPAPPEKFVRLLANEGILFGFPE from the coding sequence ATGACGGAAGCCACGCCGAACGATTCATTCCAAAGATACGTTCTGCTGTCACTGGGACTGCACGTCTCGATCGTTTTGCTTTTCACGGTCCGCATGGTCGTTTTTCCCAGCGAACCCGTCGTTTTCCAATCGGCCTTGCGCGTGGATTTAGTCGCGCTTCCGGATAAGATCCAAACTCCCGCGCCCGCAGCCCCGGTCCCGGCGCCCGCCGCCAGCGAGCCCGCCGCGGCGAAACCCGAGCCGAAGAAATCCACGCCACCGCCGAAGGTGGAAGAGAACACCGTGAACCTGAATCCGCCCAAGCCGGACGCGAAGGCGGCCCCCAAGGTGGACAATAAAAAAATCGAAAAGCAGCAAGACGCCGCCATCAACCGCCTGAAGCAACAGTCCGCCCTTGATCGTCTGGAGCGGGACTTCCGCGAGGCCGAGGCGAACAAAGTGCGCGAGGCCGCGCGGACCTTCAAGGGCAACGCCATTTCCAAAGGCAGCGAACTCACCGGTATCGCGCAGCTCGAGCACGATGAATACGTCGCGGCGGTCGAACGTCACGTGCGCTCGAAGTGGGAGCTTCCGCAATGGCTGGCGAATAAAGATCTGAAAGCCCAAGTCCGCGTGAAGTTTGACGAACGTGGAAATGTCATCGGTAAACAATTGGTGCGATCGAGCGGTAACCCCGCTTTCGACGAAGTCGTGATGGACACCGTCACGAAAGCTTCGCCGGCCCCCGCACCGCCCGAAAAATTCGTTCGCCTTTTGGCGAACGAGGGGATCCTGTTCGGATTCCCGGAATAA